The proteins below come from a single Juglans regia cultivar Chandler chromosome 12, Walnut 2.0, whole genome shotgun sequence genomic window:
- the LOC108994821 gene encoding zinc finger CCHC domain-containing protein 10, giving the protein MSSKKEEKAQVAAERIKAATLSAAKGLSRAQAERAATAAARNVNAYGQKEEGPSRWQEKREAKRQMYLNSTEKAVRLGERKDLKASMSTVAGVASQCQKCFQSGHWTYECKNERVYISRPSRTQQLKNPKLRMKVSISYDLDNPDVKEEKAEKSSKKSKRKHRSYSDSSSGSEASVFETDSGASSVTGSDYSSDESSSSYSSSSDSEEERRQRRKKKKQKRGRRRRDSSSSESSDSDLASESDSDDRSSHRKNRRHGRRR; this is encoded by the coding sequence ATGTCTAGTAAGAAGGAAGAGAAAGCCCAGGTTGCAGCGGAAAGAATCAAGGCAGCAACCTTGAGTGCTGCCAAGGGTCTTAGCCGTGCTCAGGCTGAAAGGGCAGCAACGGCTGCAGCCCGAAATGTTAATGCATACGGGCAGAAGGAAGAAGGACCAAGCAGATGGCAGGAGAAAAGGGAAGCTAAGAGACAGATGTACCTGAATAGTACTGAGAAGGCTGTGAGATTGGGTGAAAGAAAGGATCTTAAGGCCTCTATGTCTACCGTTGCTGGTGTGGCTTCACAATGCCAGAAGTGTTTCCAGAGTGGGCATTGGACATATGAATGCAAAAATGAACGAGTTTACATCTCGCGACCCTCTCGGACTCAGCAGCTCAAGAACCCCAAATTGAGGATGAAGGTGTCAATCTCTTATGATTTAGATAATCCAGATGTTAAGGAAGAGAAGGCTGAAAAGAGTtcaaagaaaagcaaaaggaagCATCGATCATATTCTGATTCCAGTAGTGGTAGTGAGGCTTCAGTTTTTGAGACTGATAGTGGGGCTTCATCAGTTACGGGATCAGATTATTCTTCAGATGAGAGTAGCTCTAGTTACAGTTCCTCATCTGATTCAGAAGAGGAGAGGAGGCAgcggaggaagaaaaagaagcagaAGAGGGGAAGGCGCAGGAGGGACAGCTCATCTTCCGAGTCTTCTGATTCAGACTTGGCTTCAGAGTCAGACTCTGATGATAGGAGCAGTCACAGGAAGAACAGGAGGCATGGTCGAAGGCGATAG
- the LOC108994733 gene encoding uncharacterized protein LOC108994733, giving the protein MTLFADTLIECGLYDLRSTNSQYTWSNNRLDDLFTKEKLYRAVASTAWCDTFGNGDIQVLSPITFDHCPLLHIVDTSHHFHSFPHGLHRYEASWNTYANFAKIVAYSWMEVDPSHGDLPSLSKKLECCMRSFKRWSKNQTPLSDHKLQSKIHRLDTIQSNLQATTVEEASQLKKEISAMQHSLHLKWKQRAKIHWLQKGD; this is encoded by the coding sequence ATGACTTTGTTTGCTGATACCTTGATTGAATGTGGGCTTTATGATCTAAGAAGCACTAACAGTCAATATACATGGTCAAACAATAGATTAGATGACCTTTTCACCAAAGAAAAACTGTATAGAGCAGTTGCCTCAACTGCTTGGTGTGATACTTTTGGTAATGGGGATATCCAGGTGCTGTCTCCAATCACATTTGATCATTGCCCCCTTTTACACATTGTGGATACTAGCCATCATTTCCACTCTTTTCCTCATGGCTTGCATCGATATGAGGCTAGTTGGAACACTTATGCTAATTTTGCTAAGATTGTGGCATACTCTTGGATGGAAGTAGACCCTTCTCATGGTGATTTACCATCTTTAAGCAAAAAACTGGAATGTTGTATGAGATCTTTTAAAAGGTGGAGCAAGAATCAAACTCCACTTTCTGACCATAAGTTACAATCCAAGATCCATAGGTTGGACACTATCCAATCTAATCTGCAAGCCACCACAGTTGAAGAAGCATCACAGTTGAAGAAAGAGATTAGTGCTATGCAGCATAGTCTTCATCTAAAATGGAAGCAAAGAGCAAAGATCCATTGGTTACAAAAAGGGGACTGa
- the LOC108994698 gene encoding DNA-directed RNA polymerases II, IV and V subunit 9B yields MSTMKFCRECNNILYPKEDKEQKILLYACRNCDHQEAADNNCVYRNEIHHSVGERTQVLQDVAADPTLPRTKSVRCAECNHGEAVFFQATARGEEGMTLFFVCCNPNCGHRWRD; encoded by the exons ATGAGTACCATGAAGTTTTGCCGGGAATG cAACAACATTCTCTACCCTAAGGAGGATAAAGAGCAGAAGATCCTCCTCTACGCGTGCCGGAACTGCGATCATCAG GAGGCTGCTGACAACAACTGTGTCTATAGAAATGAGATACATCACTCTGTTGGAGAGCGCACTCAAGTATTACAGGATGTTGCTGCAGATCCAACTCTTCCCCGCACTAAATCTGTTCGCTGTGCCGAATGCAACCATGGAGAAGCTGTCTTCTTCCAG GCAACTGCTAGAGGGGAGGAGGGTATGACACTGTTTTTTGTCTGCTGCAACCCAAACTGCGGCCATCGATGGAGAGATTAA